In Labrys monachus, the genomic stretch GCCGGATTTCGCCGAGCGCCTGCCGCTGCTCGAATGCCTCGCGGCGCACGGCGGCGATGCCTGACCGCTCCCCGGCAGGACACGCCCCCGGCCGGCGGCGTCAGGTCGCCGCGCTCTTCGCCAGGGGCGGCGGGGCGGCCTCCGGCGCGCCGCCGCAGGCCGGGCGCAGGACCGAGGCCCATCCGACCCACAGCGCGATCGAAACCAGCGCGAAGCCGCCGAGGATGGTGAAGGCCGGCGGGTAGCCGAGTTCCTGCGCCATCCAGCCGCCGATCGCCGGGCTCAGCGAGGCGCCGAGCCCCTGCACCGTCATCACCGCGCCCTGGCCGACATTGACGCGGCCGGTGCCGTCGAGGATGCGCGCCACCAGGCCGGGCACGGCGACGCTCTGCAGCCCGGCGCCGATGCCGTCCAGCATCTGCACGGGATAGACGCCCCAGCGCGTGACGAGATGGGCCGCCACCAGGCCGCGGATCGGCAGCGCGATGAAGGAGATCAGCAGCACCAGCCAATAGCCCTGGCGCTCGGCCATGCGCATCGCCGCGAGGGAGGCGAGGATCATCACCGCCTGGGCGACGACGATGGTGACGGCGACGAAGCTCGGCGCGTCGGCCTGCGTGCCGGAGACGACGGCGAGGCCGTAGAGCGGCAGCATGGCGCCGTTGCCGAGATGGAAGGCGGCGAGCGCCGCCGCCAGGATGAGCAGCGGCCGGCATTCGAGCAGGACGCGGAAGCCGCCGGCCTTGCCGTCGGAAGCATCGTCCTTCAGGCCGCGGGCGGCGGCATCGTCGATCGATGCGGCCGGAATCAGCAGCACCGAGGCGATCGAGGCGACGCCGAACAGAGCGGCGAGGACGAACACGGCGGTGTAGCCGAACATCCAGCCGAGATAGCCCGACAGCGCCGCGCCGACGAGGTTGCCGGCATGGTTGAAGGCCTGGTTGCGGCCGTTCTGGCGGTTGAAGCCGGCCTGGCGCACCATGCCGAGCGTGATGCCGGCGACGGCCGGCCCGATGGCGGCGCCCGCCACGGCGGTGGCGACCTGCGAGGCCGCCACCACCCAGAAGTGCTGCGACAGCAGGATGACGGCCGAGGCGGCGACGGTGCAGATGCCGGGGACGATCACGAAGGCGCGCTTGCGGCGGGTGGCGTCGATCATGGCGCCGGCGGGAATCGTCATGATCATGCCGGCGATGCCGCCGATGGTCATCACCGTGCCGATCAGGCCGCTCTGCCAGCCATGGGCGAGCAGGAAGACCCCGAGGAACGGGCCGATGCCGGCCTGCATGTCGGCCATGAAGAAGTTGAGGCCGAGCAGCGGCCACAGCCGCGGAGCCGGACGACCGGATTCCCGGCGGCGAGGATCCGGCGGCATCACGGCTGCCGGCCACGGATGGGGGGGCGGCCGGGTCTTGCTGTCGACGTTCTCACATTTCACCATGGTGCGGATCGATGGCGGCGGGGCGCCCGGGACGGGCGGCGCCTCAACGCCGGCGCGGCTCCTCCGGTTCCCTGCGTCCGCCGGCGCCCGGAGGGCGAGGCCGGAAAACGGCAGAAAACGCCGGCCTCGCCCCGCCCATACCGTCTCGCCCCTTCATTTCGCCGCCCCGCTCTGCTATTTCGCGCGGCATGAGCGAAGAACCCATTGAAAATATCCGGAATTTCTCGATCGTTGCCCATATCGATCACGGCAAGTCGACCCTGGCCGACCGCCTGATCCAGGAGACGGGCACGCTGACCGATCGCGAGATGGTCGAGCAGGTCCTCGATTCCATGGATATCGAGCGCGAGCGCGGCATCACCATCAAGGCGCAGACGGTGCGGCTGAACTACCGCGCCCGCGACGGCAAGGATTATATCCTCAACCTCATGGACACGCCCGGCCATGTCGACTTCGCCTATGAGGTCTCGCGCTCGCTGGCGGCCTGCGAGGGCTCGCTGCTCGTCGTCGACGCCAGCCAGGGCGTCGAGGCGCAGACGCTCGCCAATGTCTACCACGCCCTCGACGCCAATCACGAGATCGTGCCCGTCCTCAACAAGATCGACCTGCCGGCGGCCGAGCCCGACCGCATCAAGCAGCAGATCGAGGACGTCATCGGCATCGACGCCTCCGAGGCGGTGCCGATCTCGGCCAAGACCGGCCTCAACATCGACCTCGTGCTCGAGGCCATCGTCACCCGCCTGCCGCCGCCCAAGGGCGACCGCAGCGCGCCGCTGAAGGCGCTGCTGGTCGATTCGTGGTACGACGCCTATCTCGGCGTCGTCGTGCTGGTGCGCATCTTCGACGGTGCCCTCAAGAAGGGCCAGCGCATCAAGATGATCGGCACCGACGCGCATTACGAGGTCGACCGCATCGGCGTGTTCCGCCCGAAGATGCAGGCGATCGAGGCGCTCGGCCCCGGCGAGATCGGCTTCATCACCGCCTCGATCAAGGAAGTCGCCGATACGCGCGTCGGCGACACCATCACCGACGACCGCAAGAGCAATGTCGTGCCGCTGCCGGGCTTCAAGCCGGCGCAGCCGGTGGTGTTCTGCGGCCTGTTCCCGGTCGACGCCGCCCAGTTCGAGGACCTGCGCGCCGCCATGGGCCGCCTGCGCCTCAACGACGCCTCCTTCTCCTTCGAGATGGAATCCTCCGCCGCGCTCGGCTTCGGCTTCCGCTGCGGCTTCCTGGGCCTCTTGCATCTGGAGATCATCCAGGAGCGGCTGGAGCGCGAGTTCAACCTCGACCTCATCGCCACCGCGCCCTCCGTCGTCTACAAGATCAACCTCAACGACGGCACGCAGATCGAGCTGCACAACCCGGTCGACCTGCCCGACGTCGTCAAGATCGCCTCGATCGAGGAGCCGTGGATCCGCGCCACCATCCTGACGCCGGACGATTATCTCGGCTCGATCCTCAAGCTCTGCCAGGACCGGCGCGGCGTGCAGGTCGACCTCAATTATGTCGGCAAGCGCGCCATGGTGCAGTACGATCTGCCGCTCAACGAGGTGGTGTTCGACTTCTACGACCGGCTGAAATCGGTGTCGAAGGGCTATGCCTCCTTCGACTACCACCTCACCGACTACAAGGAGGGGGATCTCGTCAAGATGCAGATCCTCGTCAATGCCGAGCCGGTGGATGCCCTCTCGATGCTGGTGCACCGCGCCCGCGCCGAGAGCCGCGGCCGCGCCATGTGCGAGAAGCTGAAGGACCTCATCCCCCAGCACATGTTCGTCATCCCGGTGCAGGCGGCGATCGGCGCCAAGATCATCGCCCGCGAGACCATCCGCGCCCTGCGCAAGGACGTGACCGCCAAATGCTATGGCGGCGACATCACCCGCAAGCGCAAGCTCCTGGAGAAGCAGAAGGAAGGCAAGAAGAAGATGCGGCAGTTCGGCAAGGTCGACATCCCGCAGGAAGCCTTCATCGCCGCGCTCAAGGTGGACGGGTAACGGACGGGGTCGATCCCCGGCACCGCCGGCTCCTCCCGGGCGCGCGGACGTCCCGTCCGCCCTGGAAACGCCGCGCCCGCCGATTGAAACGTAGCGCTTGGGGTGAGCATCTCTCCTGGGACCGCGGGCGTCTCGCCCATATGCGCTAACTTTGCCGACAATAGCGCGATTTTCCTTCTCCCATGCGGGACTTCGCATTTCCTGCGGAAATGCTGGGGGTGGCGCGAAGCGCCGGATGAGGGTCTGGACTTGTGCAATTCCAGCGCGACTATTGAGCTATCTGCGTTGACGTTTAGACCCTCATCCCCCTATCGGGACCTTCTCCCGAACCGGGAGAAGGCGGGTATTTCTGTTATGTTAGCGCATATGGGCGTCCCGCCCGCTCTGGAAACGCCGCGCTAGCCGATTGAGACGTTGCACTTGGGGGTCGGCATCTATCCTGGGACCGCGGGCGTCTCGCCCGCTCTGGAAACGCGACGCTCGAAGGTTGAAACGTTGCGCCTGTGGGTTGGCAAGAGCGGGCGGGACGCCCGCGCACCCGGGGAAGAACGCCAAACCGGCGACAGCGTGGGTGCTGTCATCCCGGACGCGATGCGGCACGTCAGTGACGCCTCGCAGATCCGGGATCGCGGGCAGAAGGAACCTCATCCTGCACGCGGTCCCGTGTCTGCACCGCACCCCTGCGGGGTGCCGTGCGCACGGGATGACGGTGATGGCCGTGCGGGCATGCGTCTTCATCGCCGCGCCCTGAACGGGCCGGATTGTGCAAGGGAAGATCGGGGCGACGACGGCTGTTCTCGTGTCAGCCGTGGTGCAGTGTCTCAGTGGTCGTGAAGAAGCGGGCCTGGCATGTTGTGCAAGGCCGCCGTCGCCCCTTTCCCGCCGAGCCGAAGCGCGCCAACAGGCAACGCGCCGAGGCTCGGCTGTTTCCCATCGCTCCGGATCAAGCCTTCGGCCTGACCCGTTGCCGGACGGGAGGCATCGCCGGCGCCGGAGGGCACGGTTCCCCTCCATCACCAGCTACGCCGGACAGGCCCCGCGCCCTTCACCGCTTCCGGGCCAGGGAAGCCGATGGGACACGTAAGCCTCACCCACGGAACGGGCGGGACAGGGGCCTTGGCGGACGGCTTATGTCTTCGCCGCACCCCGCCGGCCGGAGCAGCCGGGTCCCCGTGCTGCTGCGGCCGCGGACGCTGCGGGCCGGGTTTGCCGGCCGCCGGCGTCCGACAAGGCGATCCGGCCTGGAAATGCCCCGCCATCCCCTCCTTGCGGACGATACGGCAGACGGCCGGCGCCTCTCCTGTCTCGCGCGGGATCCGGCAGGCCCGAAAGCGGCCCGATCCCGGCACGTTCCTCATCGAGCCCCGTGTGCAGACCTGACGGCCGGGTGATCGCACACCCGGCGCTACCGGATGTCGGCGGTCCCGGCATCGCTCGCAAGAGCAATGGGGCGGTCTGCAGCGATCCCCCTCGGCGCCGGCCCCGTCCTGGTTTCCAAGCCAGGACGAAAATGGGAGGGCGCCTCAATGCGGCTGGCGCGCCGCAGGCGAACCGGGATCGGCCGGGGTGGGTGGAAGGCACGGGGCGGTATCGCGAACCTTGGCCCCGCCGCGCTTCGTTCCGAGGCAAAGTAGGCCATGGGACAAGGCGGATGTCAAGATTTGTTCGCTATTTGTTCCAAGACGGCACAGCGACCGATGGGCCGAAAGTCAAGGTGTGAGGCGGCCATGAAAGCAAGGACAGGGGACGAATAAAGTGCACTGTCACCGGAATTTCGGAATTTCAAATTCGCCGCACTGCCGGACCGCGGACTGGACGAGATTGACTGCAAGAATTTTCAAAAAGACATCATAGTATTTGTTTTTTTCTCAATCAAAAATCCGGACTCTATTATCGAGTCGTCGCTTATGTTTTCATTCAAATTAATAGAGATCGCATTTTCGAAATCAATTTTCGTGCCTTCAATTGTCTCTTCAATGGTAACAACTTTCTTGTTTATTATTTCACAATATAAATTCCGATATTCAATATCTCCAAATTTAATTTTAAGCGAACTTCTACATATTTCCGGCCATCGGAAAAGCGTCAAAATACAATCATCAAATACGATTTGAGAATAATCCTCAACAAATACCAAAGAAGATACTCTTTGGCCAATTAGTATATCATCAAAAGACCTGAGGTTTTCTACTTTCTCACCGCTAACCATAGATGTCCTCTATACTTTCGCCATTTACGGAAGTGGATCTACAAACAATGGGATCTCGGGCAGTTCGGGCTCCTCCGGTATTCCATTCAGAGGTGCGCTTGGAGGAGCCGGATCCGGGTCCGGCGGAGGATTTGGATTGGACGGTGGCGATACATCAGCCGGCTTCGGAGGTGGTGCATTATTTAGAGGCGCGCCTTTATCAATGTGAGCCATCGGATCGTTGCGAGGAATCGTTTTCCCCGTAAACGGGTCAACAGTTTGACCTGTCTTGTTCATGTAAACACCGTAGCCATTCGGCTTAGGATACGGCCCCTCAGTCGGGTTCATCGAACGGAATTCGGTAACGTTTTCGTGAAGATCCCCTGATCCGCCCCCTGTGCCATCAGTGTAGGCTTGTCCAGTTACATTTCCAGCCTTATTTATATTCGGGCCCGGTGTTGATCCCTTCGGTAGAGGGTAGGTAACGCCCCCGGGAGATACTATAAAATCTGTTCCGTTTACGGACTGGGCTGTTTGAGGATTCTTCTGTCTGTGGACATCCTCGGCATCACTCAAACCAGGGACGTGGATTTTGATTGAAGTATCGGGGCCGTCTCCCTTTACGTTTGGAGAAGGACCATCGTCACTATTCGAATGTTCAGTTCCAGCGTTCTGGTCAGCATAGTGCCCGCTGGGATCCTTGACGTTGACGGGATTGTTATCGGCATAGGAGTATCGGTTGGTGCCGACGCCTTCATGGGTGGGGTCCCACCAGTCGGGGGAGACGAAGCGGGCGACCATGGGATCGTAGTAGCGGGCGTTGAGATAGAGCAGACCCGTCTCGTCCTGGCGCTCGCCGATGAAGGCGTGGTCCTCCTTCGTTGTCGTCGAGGTCGTGGTCGGCGTCTGGTAGCCGAAGGGCTGGTAGCGCGAGGCGATGGCCAGAGCGCCGGTGGCGTCGGTCACCGCCCGCATCGAACCGAGATGGTCCTGCAGCAGCGTAAAGGTCTTGGCCGCGCCGCCCGTGCCTTCGATCTTGGTCTGCGGCGTCGGATACTTCACCCACAGCGGGGTGGTGGGCACGCAGGGATCGGTCGAGGCGCTGTAGGTGACGCGCTCGTCGCCGAACACATAGGTGGTGGTCTCCGTCGGCAGCGGGTTGGGCGGGCTGGTGCAGCCGCGCGGCGTCGTCTGCGTGACCTTCTTCACCCGGATAACGGTGACAGTGCATTTTATTTGGTAGTCCCCGCGCGGGGAGCAGTAGTTAAAAAAATGCACTGTCACTGCAACTCCGACGTCAGTGGCGACGTCTCCGTCGTCGTGGTCGATCACGCCTGGCCGGACCACATGGGCTCCGCCGAGGATGGGCGATGCTGTTCGGGGCCTGGGGCATCGGATATTTCGGGCCGTCTACCCCTCCCGGAAGCCTCGAACGGGCGATCCGGCAAGCATGGCGCTGGCAAAAGGCGCCCGTCGCCGCAAGGCATGCGAGCTTCATCAGGGCGCCGCTCAGACGGCGGAATGTGGCGGCGGTGCGATTTATTTCACAGTCACTTACGGAAGGAGCCGAACAAGTGCACTGGCAACTTAATGCCGTAATGCCGAGCCGGTTGACAGCTTGCGGCGGCCATGCACTTGTCAGATCTCGCTTACGAATTCCCGGGGGAAGCCCGTTTCGCGCGTAAGTCTTGTTAAGCCGCTTGGGGGGGACGTGATGAAGGCAACAAAGGGAGCAGTCGGTCGGGCCCGCCGGTTGTGGATAACGCTGATCGTGGCTGGCTGCTCGCTACCGTTCGCGGCAGCGCAGGCCTTTGAGCTGGGGAATGGCGATGACGGCGCTTCGGGTTCCTCGAGCAGCATCGCCATTTCCAGCAGTAATGGCAACGCTGCCGCTACCAACAACACGAACTACTCGATCGCCATAGGCGGCGACACGGCCATAGGCGCCGGATCGAACTTCTCGAACGCCATCGGCTACGGTAATACCGTCGGGACGAATTCGTCGGCCTCGACGGTTGTCGGCATTCAATCGTCGGTCGGGAATGGTTCCGAAAGTGCGAATGCCTTTGGCCGTTCTTCTGCCGTCGGCAACAACTCGACGGATTCCACCGCGATCGGCACGTCCGCCACGGTCGGAAACGGCTCGGTTGGCGCCTTGGCTTCCGGGCGCAGCGCCACGGTCGGGGACAATTCTTCGGCTGCGACCGCCGTCGGCAACAACGCGGCCGTTGGCACTTTGTCCAACAGCGCCTCCGCGATCGGCGCCAGCGCCACGGTCGGAGACAATTCTTCGGCCGCGAGCGCAATAGGCGTCGGTGCCAATGTCGGCGACGGGTCGGAGTCTGCCAATGCCATCGGCCGCAGTGCCAGCGTTGGCGACGGCGCGACGGATTCCACCGCGATCGGTACGGCGGCTACGGTCGGAGACGGCTCCGTTGGCGCCTTGGCTTCCGGGCGTAGCGCCACGGTCGGGGACAATTCTTCGGCTGCGACCGCCGTCGGCAACAACGCGGCCGTTGGCACGTTATCCAGCAGCGCCTCCGCGATCGGCGCCAGCGCCACGGTCGGAGACAATTCTTCGGCCGCGAGCGCAATAGGCGTCGGTGCCACGGTCGGCGACGGGTCGGAGTCTGCCAATGCCATCGGCCGCAGTGCCAGCGTCGGCGACGGCGCGACGGATTCCACGGCGATCGGCACGTCCGCCACGGTCGGCGACAACTCCGTCAGCGCCTTGGCTTCCGGGCGCAGCGCCACGGTCGGAGCGAACTCCAGCAATGCCTCGGCCATCGGCTCGGCCGCGTCGGTCGGCGACGGCTCGAACTATTCGAATGCGTTCGGCGCTTCGGCGAGCATCGCCGACAATTCCCAATATTCAAACGCCTTCGGCTATCAGGCGACCGTCAACTCGGGCGCCAATTATTCCACGGCCTTCGGCTATCAGGCGACCGTTGGGGCCGGCGCGAGCAACGCGATGGCCTATGGCTCCGGTGCGACCGTCGGGGCGGGCGCCAGCGGCGCAGTCGCGATGGGCTATGGTTCGACTGTCACCACCGCCGGTTCCGTTGCGGTCGGTGCCGGGGCCACCGTGACGGGCCAGAATTCGGTGGCGATCGGCCAGGGTTCCGTGGCCAGCCAGGACAACACGGTCTCGGTCGGCAGTGTCGGCAATGAACGCCGCGTCACCAATGTGGCGGCCGGCATCGCGCCGACCGACGCCGTCAATGTCGGCCAGTTGAACCAGGCCTTTGGCAGCCTGTCGAACCGGATCGGTTCGGTTCAGACCGAGGCGCGGCGCGGTATCGCGGCCACCGTGGCGCTGAACAGTCCGATGATGCCTTCCGCACCCGGCAAGACGACCGTCAGTGGCGGCATCGGTACGTTCAAGGGCGAGGTTGGCCTCGGCATCAACATTGCCCACCGCCTCGATTTCCCGATCCCGGTCATGATCAATGCCGGCTACGCCAATGCCGGTGGCGCCGAATGGGTTGCGAGAGTTGGTGTTGGAGTCGAATTCTAGGGACCCTGGGCTTAGGAAAATCCCGCTGGGATCCGTCATCGAAGGACCTGCATGAAAACATGGATTCAACCCGGCTGTGCTTTGGCCGGGTTGCTGACCTTGCTCGCGGCCGGAACCGCCGCCGCACAGCAGGCTCAGCAACCGCCGGCTCAGCAACCGCCGATACCGCAGGTTCAGCAAACGCCGGCACAGCCGGTTCAGCAGGGGCCGCGCTGGGACAGCCTGCCGCTGATGAAGCTCGAAGCCTATTATCGTGGCCCCCTGATGGATACGGTGATCCAGCGCTGGCGTGATCCGGTCGATGGATCGATCTGCTATCTGTACATGCCGATATCGGCCGAGCATACGCAGACGCCGAATTCGCCCTATGTCCAGTATGGTGCGCACCAGATCGGGTCGATCAGCTGCTTTGCGCAACCAATGGCTGCGCCGGCCGCGGCACCTGCTCCACCGCGGAGCCGGAGTTCGAAACCCAAGGCCCCTGCATCGAAGCCGCGAGAGGCGCCGGCGCAGTAGGATCGCGCACATTGGTTCGCCAGGGTTCGATATAAGGCGGCATCGGCCGCTTTGGCGTATTGCAGCACGGCGCCGGCGCTCTCCTCCGTCGGCAGATCCTCAAGCCGCCTTGCGGAGCCGAGGAAGGGCGCGGTCGCTTGAGTCGGTAGGCAACGCCCCGTCTCCTTTCCCCGCTCGTCAAACCGGACGTGCGGATCCGCCTCCCCTGTTGCCGGCGAGGATCAGCGGGGCTATCTCTTGAACGAGAGCCGAAAACCATTTACCTCCGCGACCTATCCTTCCGTTTTCGATCGGACCGATGCGCGGAGCAGACGTAGCCGGCTCCTCCAGGAAGACCCGCGATTGCCGCCATGACGGAAAAGAAATCGCGACCGGATCGACAGCCGCATTCGGGAGACTTTCCGATCGGCCGACGGCCGACGGTCGCCGATGTTGCCCGAGCCGCCAATGTCTCGTCGATGACGGTGTCGAATGTCGTCAACAAGCGCTTTGGATCGATGGGAAAGGACGTCCGTGCCGAAGTCGAGCGCGCCATCAGCGAGCTCGGTTACCGGCCGAACGCCAGCGGCCGAAGCCTTCGACTGGCAAAGCGGTTCTCGATCGGCATGGTCGTCGTCGACGAATCCCCGACTTTCCTCGCGGACGCCTTCATAACCCGCGTCGTTGCGGGTCTCAGCAATTATCTGAGCCAGCGGGATTACGGACTGGTCGTCCAGGGGATGTCCGCGCGAACCCTGCCGCAATCCGCGCTCGTCCGGCGGCACGAGACCGACGCCCTCTGCGTGCTCATGTCCGGGCCTGCTTCCCGCCGCAGGCGCCTTCTCGAACGGCTCGCAAAGCCTGGGCATCCCGTCGTGGTCCTGCAGGACGTCGGATCGGACAGCGATGGCGTGATCTCCATCCGCCAGGATGATTTCGGCGGTGCGCGCGAACTGGCCCAGCACATGCTCTCAAGGGGAGGACGCGACTTCGTCTTCATGGCGCCGGATGTCGAATGGCCGGCCATCGAGCAGCGTATCGCCGGCGTGACGAGCGCCTTGCAGGGCGATGCCCGCTCGACATTCGCCGTCGTCAACTGCGCGGATGGCGGCTTCTCCGATTCTCAAGCCGCGATCGCCCGCTACGTCGCGCAATCGGGCTGGCCGAACGCCATCATGGGCGGCAACGACCAGATGGGCATCTCGGCGCTCAAATGGGTCATCGACCAGGGCCTGAGGGTGCCGGAAGACATATTGGTCAGCGGGTTCAATGCCTTCGACACCTGGCAATATACCCAGCCGATGCTGACCACCGTGATCTCTCCCGCCTATGAAATGGGGGCGAGCGCGGGGGCCGCCATCCTGGACATGCTGGAGGGAAACCTGCCTTCCGAGCGCCATCGGCTTTTCCCCGTCAAGCTGCAGCCCGGCGGATCGACCTAGCCCGTCGGGGCGGCGATCGCAAATTCCACCGCAGAGGGGCTTGCCAACACAAAAACTCCGGGATAGCGTTAGTTTAACGATAAACAAGGATCGGATGGTGATGTCGCGTTCGGGTTTCCATGGTGTCTATCCCATGATCTATGCCTTTTTCGACGAGGACGGAGAGCTGCTGCGCGCCCCGATCGTCGCGAGCGTCGAAGCGATGATCCGTCATCATGTGAACGGGCTCGCCGTTCTCGGCCTCGCCTCGGAGGTCAACAAGCTCTCGCGGAACGATCGCCTCAAGATGCTCGACTGGGTGATCGAAGCCAATGCCGGCCGGCTGCCCCTGAGCGTCACGGTCGCCGAGAACAATATTGCGAGCCAGATCGAATTCTGCAGGCTGGCCAGGGAGCGCGGCGCGAGCTGGCTCGTGCTCCAGCCGCCTCCGGTCTCTCATATCGGCGAGAAGCAGCTTCTCGAATTCTTCAGTGCAGTGATCGACAAGGTCGATCTGCCGATCGGCATCCAGAACGCTCCCCAATACCTCGGAATCGGCCTTTCCAACAGCGGGCTGCTCGAACTGGCGCGGCGCCACGCAAACTTCCTCGTCGCCAAGACCGAGGGCACGGCGATTGCGATCGAGCGACTGGTGCAGGAGACCGAAGGCCGTTTCGATGTGTTCAACGGCCGGGGCGGCTTTGAACTGCCCGACGTCCTGCGTGCCGGCGCGGCAGGGGTCATCCCCGGCGGCGAAAGCTTCGACTTCTTCGTCAAGATCTATGACGCGATGAAGGACGGCGATGAAGCGCAGGCGGAGCGTCACTACAAGGATGTATTGCCGCTCATCGTGTTCCTCGAAGAGAGCATCGATCATCTCGTGATCTACGGCAAACGCGTTGCCGCTTTACGTTTGGGAGTGGATGCGGGCGGAATTCGCATCCCCTCAACCCTGTGCACCCCCTTCGGACTATCGGCGATACGCCGCTTCGCAGAAGGGATGCCACGCCTCTGAGAGAGGCCGCGGGCTCGGTCGAGCGCGCATCAATCCATCCGGAAACCAGAACGAGGGGAGACAAGACTTTGATCCAGAAGCTGACGCGAAGAAACTTCACGACCATGCTGGTCGGCGGCGTGGCCACATCGCTCGTCGCAGGGGCCGGAGGCGCGCGCGCCGAGGAAGGAGACCTGCTGGCGGAAATCAAGAAACGAGGCTTCATGCGGGTTGGAACCTTCAGCATTCCGCCCGAGGCCTGGATCGATATCGACAGCGGCGAATGGAAGGGCATCGATGCCGACTTCACCAAGGCGATCGCCAAATCGATCGGCGTCGAGGTCGATCCCGTCGTCCTCGTCCATGCGGCCCTCGCCCCGGCGCTGGAGGCGAACCGGGTCGACGTCATCGCCGGTCTCTACCGCACGCCCGAGCGGGAGAAGGTCATGGCCTACAACAAGGAGCCGTTCTGGTACGGCATCGACGTGCTGCTGGCGAACAAGACGGGCAGTATCGCCAAAGTCGAGGACCTGAAGGGAAAGGTGCTGGGCACCGTCCGCGGTTCGGCGCAGGAGCTCGAGGCGGAGGAGCTGAAGAAGCGCTTCGGCGTCACCGAAATCCGCAAGTTCGATGCGGCCGATCCCATGCTGCTCGACCTCAAGGCCGGCCGCCTGGATGCCGCCATCTGGTGGGGCTTCACCTTCGACTACGCAGCCCAGAAGAATCCGGACTATGATTTCAAGGTCGTCGAATATCTTCCGCCCGAATATCTCGGCAGCCCGACCTTGCCGGCCACGCATTATGTTTTCGCGAAGACGGGATCGGGGGCGCTCATCGAGGCCTTCGACAAGGAAATCCGGGCGCTGAAGGCCTCGGGCGAAGACAAGAAGATCATGGCGACGTACGGACTGGACAACCCGGCCTACGTTACCGGCTTGTTCAAGTAGCAGCTCTGACGGGGGCCCGCCCCCGTCAAAACTCCTTCCCAATCCATGCGCAGTAGGATCGATGATCGCGTTTTTCGAGCTCGCCCAGCGATATTTTCCCTACATTCTGAAGGGCGCGGTC encodes the following:
- a CDS encoding dihydrodipicolinate synthase family protein, with amino-acid sequence MVMSRSGFHGVYPMIYAFFDEDGELLRAPIVASVEAMIRHHVNGLAVLGLASEVNKLSRNDRLKMLDWVIEANAGRLPLSVTVAENNIASQIEFCRLARERGASWLVLQPPPVSHIGEKQLLEFFSAVIDKVDLPIGIQNAPQYLGIGLSNSGLLELARRHANFLVAKTEGTAIAIERLVQETEGRFDVFNGRGGFELPDVLRAGAAGVIPGGESFDFFVKIYDAMKDGDEAQAERHYKDVLPLIVFLEESIDHLVIYGKRVAALRLGVDAGGIRIPSTLCTPFGLSAIRRFAEGMPRL
- a CDS encoding substrate-binding periplasmic protein translates to MIQKLTRRNFTTMLVGGVATSLVAGAGGARAEEGDLLAEIKKRGFMRVGTFSIPPEAWIDIDSGEWKGIDADFTKAIAKSIGVEVDPVVLVHAALAPALEANRVDVIAGLYRTPEREKVMAYNKEPFWYGIDVLLANKTGSIAKVEDLKGKVLGTVRGSAQELEAEELKKRFGVTEIRKFDAADPMLLDLKAGRLDAAIWWGFTFDYAAQKNPDYDFKVVEYLPPEYLGSPTLPATHYVFAKTGSGALIEAFDKEIRALKASGEDKKIMATYGLDNPAYVTGLFK